The following coding sequences lie in one Fusarium poae strain DAOMC 252244 chromosome 1, whole genome shotgun sequence genomic window:
- a CDS encoding hypothetical protein (BUSCO:39277at5125), which yields MTNLPQPGHGPVQTSAVVVLGASSCPAMPPPSPPTPSSSPPGNAFCEPIDPLALDRELRGEFQTKDQRLQDGLHVLNTEAVALRNLSRLYETDHVARDGFSQTVQAITRQQSTNGKVVVIGVGKSGHIGQKLVATFKSLAIHAVFLHPTEALHGDLGIVGSNDTLMFITYSGKTQELLLMLPHLDESLPTILLTSHTTPDTCEFFKFRPNTILLPAPIPEPEKTSFGVSAPTTSTTVALAIGDAVAITAAKEMNANIASLFAKNHPGGAIGAAARQPQTIREIAVSWCDIPAAVETVESSLGFDLLRAGLDSSTGWVRVQDYVASPSTIRGIGRHDLNKSLKDIPNSLVSTSNMVSLSSDTTIRQAQSILNNMQLSLDDEDLICDRKSVVAVLERGDLVGVLEAGSILDFKP from the coding sequence ATGACAAACTTACCGCAACCTGGCCACGGGCCTGTTCAGACAAGTGCAGTTGTGGTGCTTGGGGCTTCTTCATGCCCTGCTATGCCCCCTCCCTCTCCTCCTACTCCATCTTCGTCACCGCCGGGGAATGCTTTCTGTGAACCCATTGACCCATTGGCTTTGGACCGAGAGCTTCGAGGGGAGTTTCAGACCAAGGACCAACGTCTTCAAGATGGGCTTCACGTGCTCAACACAGAAGCAGTAGCTTTAAGGAACCTTTCACGGCTTTATGAAACAGATCATGTAGCCCGCGATGGCTTCAGTCAGACAGTACAGGCTATCACACGACAGCAGTCAACAAATGGAAAAGTTGTTGTCATTGGTGTCGGCAAATCCGGACACATCGGACAGAAGCTTGTGGCCACTTTCAAGAGTCTTGCTATTCACGCCGTTTTCCTTCATCCCACGGAAGCCTTGCACGGTGATCTAGGTATTGTTGGGTCCAACGACACGCTCATGTTCATTACATATTCCGGTAAGACTCAGGAGCTTCTTCTCATGCTACCTCATCTTGATGAGTCTCTGCCAACTATACTTCTCACATCACACACAACGCCTGACACCTGCGAATTCTTCAAGTTCCGGCCTAACACAATATTGCTTCCTGCGCCAATTCCAGAGCCTGAAAAGACTTCGTTTGGTGTGTCCGCTCCTACCACATCGACAACTGTGGCGCTGGCCATTGGCGATGCAGTTGCAATCACGGCTGCAAAGGAGATGAACGCAAATATTGCATCTCTTTTTGCAAAGAACCATCCCGGCGGTGCTATTGGCGCTGCAGCTCGACAACCTCAGACCATCAGGGAGATTGCCGTCAGTTGGTGCGATATTCCAGCAGCAGTAGAGACAGTGGAATCTAGTTTGGGCTTCGATTTGTTGCGTGCAGGTCTCGACTCCTCGACAGGCTGGGTCAGGGTGCAGGATTATGTTGCCTCGCCCAGCACGATACGTGGAATTGGGAGACATGATTTGAACAAAAGCCTGAAAGACATCCCAAACTCTCTTGTGTCTACGAGCAACATGGTATCACTCTCTTCAGACACCACGATTCGTCAAGCACAAAGCATTCTGAACAATATGCAGTTGTCgttggatgatgaggacCTGATATGTGATCGTAAGTCTGTCGTGGCTGTATTAGAAAGGGGAGATCTGGTGGGCGTTTTGGAAGCTGGCAGCATTTTGGATTTCAAACCTTGA
- a CDS encoding hypothetical protein (SECRETED:SignalP(1-18)), translating into MKFLWSLALFAAAASAQSATDSDAAAPSASSGCDADFIVKRCLETENAKVEECKPNDWDCLCPAYEAVATCFNNCPDDPRAGSAKGQVQINCQNQSLYGTSTRNTKTSSATATASEASATESDDAEETGTATESASAAENTNNASKKARNTAGVLLAVAGVVAAIL; encoded by the exons ATGAAGTTCCTCTGGTCTCTTGCCCTCTTCGCcgctgctgcttctgctcAGTCCGCTACCGATTCAGACGCTGCTGCCCCCTCAGCCTCTAGCGGATGTGACGCCGACTTCATTGTTAAGCGATGTCTCGAAACTGAGAACGCAAAGGTCGAGGAGTGCAAGCCCAATGACTGGGATTGTCTCTGCCCTGCTTACGAGGCCGTCGCTAC CTGCTTCAACAACTGCCCCGATGACCCTCGTGCTGGCTCCGCAAAGGGTCAGGTTCAGATCAACTGCCAGAACCAGTCTCTCTATGGAACCTCAACAAGGAACACAAAGACCAGCTCCGCCACAGCTACTGCCTCAGAAGCCTCTGCTACCGAGTCTGACGATGCTGAAGAGACCGGCACTGCAACTGAGTCAGCTTCCGCTGCTGAGAACACCAACAACGCCTCTAAGAAGGCCCGCAACACTGCTGGCGTCCTCCTCGCtgttgctggtgttgttgctgctatCCTGTAA
- a CDS encoding hypothetical protein (BUSCO:51243at5125): MVQVLADPTFSPAGTPTYEATDGPLMKRPSFGRTDSSTSMTREEHAKRMQELNKKRGMMKAPRRGWSMTDYQGDHVAASHSGAAHVDRQAPIPENDSPSPTERQEPVFPEAPVENQKIQIAHRPKLPPPRRSYSVMDYEPIPQTQPQPPKDHTLLDLPSELHYTIFDHLDPIDSVCFGLTNSNFYEIHRRLHGTVPLSSRYSGPNDMEWAWRGAGPLVHRQERVPEKEGTIEQLRVKGQVYCRKCGISRCELHRHLKDWMPEGSEYCSIKETFGKPAGEDTKPYCYMKSPKNPHRCGRHGGKKGQ, encoded by the coding sequence ATGGTTCAAGTACTAGCTGATCCCACATTCTCTCCCGCCGGGACACCAACCTACGAGGCCACCGATGGTCCTCTCATGAAGCGTCCTAGCTTTGGTAGGACTgactcatcaacatcaatgacCCGAGAGGAACACGCCAAGCGGATGCAGGAACTCAACAAGAAGAGAGGAATGATGAAGGCACCCAGGCGAGGCTGGTCAATGACCGACTACCAGGGCGATCATGTCGCTGCATCACACTCTGGTGCAGCCCACGTTGACCGACAAGCTCCTATCCCTGAGAACGACTCTCCTTCTCCCACCGAACGTCAAGAGCCTGTATTCCCCGAGGCTCCAGTTGAGAACCAGAAAATCCAGATTGCCCACCGACCCAAGTTGCCTCCCCCTCGCCGTTCATACTCCGTGATGGACTATGAGCCAATCCCACAAACTCAACCACAGCCTCCCAAGGATCATACCCTACTGGACCTTCCTTCTGAGCTTCACTACACCATCTTTGATCACCTCGACCCCATTGACAGCGTTTGTTTCGGGCTCACCAACTCCAACTTTTACGAGATTCACCGACGACTGCACGGCACTGTACCCCTTTCCAGTCGGTACTCGGGACCAAACGACATGGAATGGGCTTGGCGAGGAGCTGGTCCTCTTGTTCACCGACAAGAGAGAGTTCCCGAGAAAGAAGGCACCATTGAGCAGCTGCGTGTCAAGGGGCAGGTTTACTGCAGAAAGTGCGGAATCTCGCGATGCGAGCTGCACCGTCATCTCAAAGACTGGATGCCTGAGGGCTCCGAGTACTGTTCCATCAAAGAGACCTTCGGAAAACCCGCTGGAGAGGACACAAAGCCGTACTGCTACATGAAGTCGCCCAAGAACCCGCACAGATGTGGACGCCATGGAGGAAAGAAGGGCCAATAA
- a CDS encoding hypothetical protein (BUSCO:57251at5125): MSSANLTRGSGKRRPDMNPSQNVQPTKRSRSDDVPTQTFALATPHESVIAELKPKYDVLPASVISSTQIKKRVTHVTNHLLAQGDRPQIALLYGRTADVCKLITVIEKCKQVLSEEGKQYYQYNQLFDQPEKPKQKDIVEETILEKDAMNEEDDDSDSDDFEVMHSRFEDAVLPCPSQRTIKSMRVFLSVVSIPELKSKKGVTVQSGAAKQT, translated from the coding sequence ATGTCCAGCGCAAATTTGACCCGAGGCTCAGGGAAGAGAAGGCCAGACATGAACCCTTCGCAAAATGTGCAACCGACAAAACGATCCCGAAGCGACGACGTTCCGACCCAGACATTTGCGCTTGCAACTCCCCACGAATCCGTCATCGCGGAGCTAAAACCCAAGTACGATGTGCTTCCTGCTTCGGTCATATCATCAACACAGATCAAGAAGCGTGTTACACATGTCACCAATCACTTGCTAGCACAGGGCGACCGTCCGCAAATAGCTTTGCTGTATGGGCGTACGGCTGATGTTTGCAAACTCATCACTGTGATAGAAAAATGCAAACAAGTTTTAAGCGAGGAAGGGAAACAATACTACCAGTACAACCAACTCTTCGATCAACCAGAGAAGCCGAAGCAAAAGGACATTGTCGAGGAGACAATACTTGAAAAGGATGCAATGAACGAGGAGGACGATGATTCCGACAGTGACGATTTCGAAGTCATGCACAGCCGATTCGAAGACGCTGTGCTGCCGTGTCCTTCCCAACGGACCATTAAGTCAATGAGGGTTTTCCTCTCGGTCGTCTCTATCCCGGAACTAAAGTCGAAGAAAGGCGTCACAGTCCAATCAGGAGCAGCAAAACAGACTTGA
- a CDS encoding hypothetical protein (BUSCO:15903at5125): MAHQSPAVSSLENARDEIRHQFGLEILLKHDELRLINQELAKCQVALEQLRRCHLIPYPVNCPTPEQMLNVSAGKGPAVQSRPGEHVPRWAPPFGVVDGPYARHYAKWLIPDPSFDGQQPEWQFTQEASRARMPHAEGRTTRNSFAEPTGALKGRSARGATSQKLHSLSSGYPQPKDKVGPCILKRADGQTVKLVCLDCHRENFSSTQGFINHCRIAHKRDFKSHEEAAVHSGHPIEVAEGGVGEEKSAAPSAQTPTTAFVHPFARPDITEQQAYVALRSRISDSLRLYHEGKLPGVTRIPSSSNKDKQRQAQTAVSAEEAPGMHHLSRLLQSRKFDGSLRELVADATTKSPLEEMTSGEESELAETPSEVNAMKGSSAVRTPIVMRVPAKATSPSSVMGTTRSASSKCRAPVALKTPSGSAPRGTTVVLSDEDLDMEDADMSPNTMVSNNAPSLVSDDGEYDDTDDGSSVSGASDALETESVSDVAEITLDDDQDPRSLRRESSGVSGAVRLRKDDSKHITLMTPVKNNARERRPRKV; this comes from the coding sequence ATGGCGCACCAAAGCCCTGCGGTTTCTAGTTTGGAAAATGCTCGTGATGAGATCCGCCACCAGTTTGGTCTTGAGATTTTGCTAAAGCATGATGAGCTTCGACTCATCAACCAGGAACTCGCAAAGTGTCAGGTTGCCCTGGAGCAGTTACGACGCTGTCATCTCATTCCTTACCCTGTGAATTGCCCAACCCCTGAACAGATGCTGAATGTTAGCGCTGGTAAGGGTCCAGCTGTGCAGTCACGTCCAGGAGAACATGTACCGAGATGGGCACCCCCATTcggtgttgttgatggtcCGTATGCCAGACATTATGCCAAGTGGCTGATTCCCGACCCTTCGTTTGATGGCCAGCAGCCTGAGTGGCAATTTACTCAGGAGGCTTCGCGCGCAAGAATGCCACATGCTGAGGGACGAACGACAAGAAACAGCTTTGCTGAGCCTACAGGGGCACTTAAAGGTCGCTCGGCTCGTGGAGCTACCAGTCAGAAGCTACATTCTTTGTCTAGCGGTTACCCCCAACCAAAAGACAAAGTTGGCCCGTGTATACTGAAGCGTGCTGATGGGCAGACAGTCAAGTTAGTCTGTCTCGATTGTCATCGTGAGAACTTCTCAAGTACTCAAGGATTCATCAACCACTGCCGAATCGCCCATAAGCGCGACTTCAAGAGTCACGAAGAAGCAGCCGTGCACAGTGGGCACCCCATTGAAGTTGCTGAAGGAGGAGTTGGTGAAGAGAAGTCAGCTGCACCCTCTGCACAAACTCCAACTACTGCATTTGTCCATCCCTTTGCCCGCCCCGACATAACTGAACAACAGGCATATGTCGCTCTCAGGTCAAGAATCTCTGATTCTTTGAGGCTTTATCATGAAGGCAAGTTACCGGGCGTAACACGCATTCCTTCATCGTCCAACAAGGACAAGCAGCGCCAGGCCCAAACAGCAGTTTCAGCAGAAGAAGCTCCGGGCATGCACCATCTATCGCGTCTGTTGCAAAGTCGGAAGTTCGACGGTAGTCTACGTGAGCTGGTTGCAGATGCTACGACAAAGTCGCCTTTGGAAGAAATGACTTCCGGTGAAGAGTCCGAACTTGCTGAAACACCTTCCGAGGTCAATGCTATGAAGGGTTCTTCTGCTGTACGAACACCCATCGTAATGCGTGTGCCTGCGAAGGCTACCAGTCCTTCATCCGTCATGGGCACAACCCGTTCGGCCAGCAGCAAATGCCGTGCTCCTGTTGCTTTGAAGACACCTTCAGGTTCTGCACCACGCGGCACAACTGTTGTCCTTTCGGATGAAGATCTCGATATGGAGGATGCTGACATGAGTCCTAACACGATGGTCAGCAATAATGCACCCTCTCTAGTTAGTGACGACGGGGAGTACGACGATACTGATGACGGCTCCTCGGTTTCTGGCGCCAGTGATGCACTTGAGACGGAGTCGGTATCAGACGTCGCTGAAATAACACTTGACGATGATCAAGACCCACGTTCACTACGCCGAGAATCTAGCGGTGTATCAGGCGCTGTAAGGCTTCGTAAAGATGATTCGAAACACATCACTCTGATGACGCCTGTCAAGAACAACGCCAGAGAAAGACGGCCACGCAAGGTCTAA
- a CDS encoding hypothetical protein (TransMembrane:3 (o370-393i405-427o439-460i)~BUSCO:27798at5125) → MKFGEHLERESVPEWNLHNLDYNSIKHEIKMHTTRDQATAMAIPGQKDESLTRFEDGLYMELGRQHERLHLFVSSKADEISRRLEYLAKNINRWASKNHDGLADDSAIKHQRRFTKYERELVRCGSDIQALERFVNAQAVAFRKITKKYKKWTGSTTLGTRLYENILSDPKSFTRRDFSSLQQRYDDITCTLNAAAPVLSEPSSPESAAHSYRRQSLSGSINSAHRHCANRSQPTFEFLPPAHIEEPVKYWNEYDNGSECADDDGAYAIYINPEESTNFPGFDYLQGIFATPLNKAKGWFKHNNRGERQSLLGANHSPYQYSSTIFNSSESDEEAGYASSDGFPTSGYATHYALPSLSQQQAHLYREKTLFWGTVSSFAVSFLLLLVAGTLISTGRHKLRAEVDAGVTIGVVASLFTSCSALGMTLYRHDQLSLPHLMAVWTTFIASCILNGMLLILVVGNSP, encoded by the exons ATGAAGTTCGGGGAGCATCTAGAACGGGAATCCGTCCCAGAATGGAATCTTC ACAACCTCGACTACAACTCCATCAAACATGAGATCAAGATGCACACAACGCGCGATCAGGCAACGGCTATGGCCATCCCAGGTCAAAAAGACGAATCTTTGACTCGATTCGAAGACGGCCTATATATGGAACTTGGTCGTCAACATGAGAGACTACACCTATTCGTCTCGAGTAAAGCAGACGAGATATCCCGCCGATTAG AGTATCTTGCCAAGAACATTAATCGGTGGGCGTCAAAGAACCATGATGGGCTCGCCGATGATTCAGCAATCAAACACCAAAGGAGGTTTACGAAATACGAACGTGAGCTTGTTCGCTGTGGTAGTGATATTCAAGCCCTCGAACGCTTTGTCAACGCCCAGGCCGTTGCCTTCCGAAAGATTACTAAAAAGTACAAG AAATGGACTGGCTCTACAACCCTCGGCACTCGTTTGTACGAAAACATTCTCTCCGATCCTAAAAGCTTTACTCGTCGCGACTTCTCCTCTCTCCAACAGCGATATGACGACATCACATGCACTCTCAACGCCGCTGCCCCCGTGTTGAGTGAACCTAGCTCACCAGAATCAGCGGCTCACTCCTATCGTCGTCAATCCCTCTCAGGTTCTATCAATTCTGCGCACCGTCACTGTGCCAACCGTTCTCAACCTACCTTCGAATTTTTGCCCCCGGCACATATAGAGGAACCGGTCAAATACTGGAATGAATACGACAATGGAAGCGAGTGCGCAGACGATGACGGCGCATATGCTATTTACATCAACCCTGAAGAAAGCACCAACTTCCCCGGGTTTGACTATCTGCAGGGAATCTTCGCAACGCCTCTGAATAAAGCAAAGGGATGGTTTAAGCATAATAACCGTGGAGAACGGCAGAGTCTCCTCGGTGCGAACCATTCGCCTTACCAATATTCCAGCACAATTTTCAATAGCAGTGAGTCTGATGAGGAAGCGGGATACGCCAGTTCAGACGGCTTCCCCACAAGCGGATACGCAACCCATTACGCTCTCCCCAGTCTCAGCCAACAACAGGCGCACTTATATCGTGAAAAGACGCTGTTTTGGGGTACTGTCAGCTCCTTCGCCGTGTCATTCCTGCTCCTACTTGTCGCCGGCACCCTCATATCCACCGGCCGGCACAAGCTCCGTGCCGAGGTTGATGCCGGTGTCACTATTGGTGTTGTCGCAAGCTTGTTTACATCGTGTAGTGCCCTTGGTATGACGCTATACCGGCACGACCAACTATCTCTACCACACCTTATGGCAGTATGGACTACCTTCATCGCTTCTTGTATCCTGAATGGCATGCTGCTGATCCTTGTTGTTGGAAACTCCCCGTGA
- a CDS encoding hypothetical protein (BUSCO:50659at5125), translated as MAVSHLDRVCLVTVGATAGFKTLIDSVLSASFWQYIFSQGFTELHVQCGPDIIPARQQLALLQDNVPPGLAIDIFDVKRNLMKEEMVLCKALEGKRQLGLVISHAGTGTILDAWKMGLPIVVVPNTQLLDDHQTEMAKHLSKEGYAIMSSGSTVDLKEAIHKVGLLWEENKTRWPPHKIPSQEEPDRLRLWDLAPAGVAKEENAMMAHD; from the exons ATGGCCGTCTCTCATCTCGATCGGGTGTGTCTTGTCACGGTTGGTGCGACAGCTGGATTCAAGACTCTCATTGACTCAGTTCTTTCAGCCAGCTTCTGGCAGTACATCTTTTCCCAAGGGTTCACCGAGTTACACGTTCAATGCGGACCGGACATTATCCCAGCAAGGCAACAACTCGCTCTCCTCCAAGATAATGTCCCACCTGGCCTCGCGATTGACATCTTTGATGTAAAGAGAAATCTCATGAAGGAGGAAATGGTTCTGTGCAAGGCCTTGGAAGGAAAGCGACAACTAGGATTGGTGATATCTCACGCTG GTACTGGTACCATACTAGATGCCTGGAAAATGGGATTGCCGATTGTTGTGGTGCCAAACACACAACTCCTGGACGATCACCAAACTGAGATGGCTAAACATCTCTCCAAGGAGGGCTATGCTATTATGAGCTCTGGGAG CACTGTGGACCTTAAGGAAGCTATCCATAAGGTGGGACTCCTATGGGAAGAGAACAAGACTCGATGGCCTCCTCACAAAATCCCCTCGCAAGAAGAGCCTGACAGACTTCGCTTGTGGGATCTCGCCCCTGCGGGAGTTGCAAAAGAGGAGAATGCAATGATGGCGCACGATTAG
- the VTC1 gene encoding vacuolar transporter chaperone (TransMembrane:3 (i33-51o57-78i99-118o)~BUSCO:56285at5125): protein MSSQPLLQTTPGKRIALPTRVEPKVFFANERTFLSWLNFTVILGALAIGMLNFGDRVAFISAFLFTGVAMFTMGYALFTYHWRAKSIRMKGQAGFDDRFGPTFLAIILFLAVIVNFVLRITDKSKNHSN, encoded by the exons ATgtcttctcagcctcttcTCCAGACCACCCCCG GTAAGCGCATCGCACTGCCAACTCGAGTCGAGCCCAAGGTCTTCTTCGCCAACGAACGAACATTCTTATCATGGCTTAACTTCACCGTTATCCTTGGTGCCCTTGCCATTGGTATGCTCAACTTCGGTGACCGAGTTGCCTTCATCTCCGCGTTCCTATTCACCGGCGTTGCCATGTTCACCATGGGGTACGCACTGTTTACGTACCACTGGCGAGCCAAGTCTATACGTATGAAGGGACAGGCCGGTTTCGATGACCGTTTCGGCCCTACGTTTCTGGCCATTATCCTTTTCTTGGCTGTCATTGTCAACTTTGTTCTCCGAATCACCGACAAGTCCAAGAATCACTCCAACTAG
- a CDS encoding hypothetical protein (BUSCO:52131at5125) yields the protein MATPPIPANRLKQIATDACNSAIGNAEFYDHAKTEQWNSTIISSVLKAVISESTPEGASAPSFKFACNSTIVQHLVPTSALNKPRGGTETQAQEPHISTSSEATATDGKPHVGRRGMHSATGAYWDEKKDGMWTFKYDGGEGKGLDVVVMLIWVAI from the exons ATGGCCACTCCT CCGATTCCCGCCAACCGTCTCAAGCAGATCGCCACCGAT GCTTGCAACAGCGCCATCGGAAATGCCGAGTTCTACGACCATGCTAAGACCGAGCAATGGAACTCGACAATCATT AGCTCTGTGTTGAAGGCTGTCATCTCCGAGTCAACCCCTGAAGGTGCCTCCGCTCCTTCATTCAAGTTCGCCTGCAACAGCACCATCGTGCAGCACCTCGTTCCTACATCCGCTCTGAACAAGCCCCGTGGCGGCACCGAGACCCAGGCTCAGGAGCCTCACATCTCCACCAGCTCCGAGGCTACTGCTACCGACGGCAAGCCTCACGTCGGTCGACGAGGAATGCACAGCGCTACTGGTGCCTACTgggacgagaagaaggacggcATGTGGACCTTCAAGTACGACGGCGGCGAGGGCAAGGGCCTGGACGTTGTCGTCATGCTCATCTGGGTTGCCATTTGA
- a CDS encoding hypothetical protein (BUSCO:12199at5125), with protein MASPSITLDRILAAVPVTTRGQPTQISADSKGQRIAYPCGKSIFVRSIDDPSDTKEYTGHTAPTTVARFAPSGFKIASGDSSGMLKVWEPESIDSTRGEYAIISGRLNDIAWDGESQRVIAVGDGREQFGRCITADSGNSVGEIIGHSKSVNAVAMKPQRPFRAATVGDDGNMVFYHGAPYKFNNKSAQHTGFVLGAAYSPDGNTLVTVGADKRIQLYDGKTGEPTKEIGQGEHTGSIFAVSWSQDGKKFVTASADQTVKLWDVDAGSVTQTWKFGGDATVGDQQVGVVFVPGRSDGLIISLSLEGQLTYLTEGKEEPVRVVYGHNRGITALSTASNGKGADLWSGSFDGRVCHWDIKSGIAAVVDGQAHTNQVAQFAVADGKAFSAGWDDNLRIVDESAKTFLGSSAKLQAQPKGVSAANGLVYVATYSGISVYSDEKLVSEQSLDYTPGAIAASGSFVAVGANENSVRIYSTGSDGKLQEVKALSNPTGTISALTFSKDGSHLAAGNSVGKIYVYSAESWELVADRWSAHTARVTSIAWDDTGAYAASGSLDTNVFVWCLEKKNQGKRIKAANAHKDGVNGVAWIEGGKVASAGGDASVKIWSVQNLP; from the exons ATGGCTTCCCCCTCCATCACCCTCGACCGCATCCTCGCGGCTGTCCCAGTTACCACCCGTGGTCAACCAACCCAGATCTCGGCCGACTCTAAGGGTCAACGAATAGCTTATCCT TGCGGAAAATCCATCTTTGTTCGCTCCATCGATGATCCTTCCGATACAAAAGAGTATACCGGCCACACCGCCCCTACGACCGTTGCGCGCTTCGCCCCCAGTGGCTTCAAGATTGCCAGTGGTGACTCGAGCGGCATGCTCAAGGTCTGGGAGCCTGAGTCCATCGATAGTACAAGGGGAGAGTACGCCATCATTTCGGGTCGTCTGAATGACATTGCCTGGGATGGCGAGTCACAGCGTGTCATTGCTGTAGGTGATGGTCGTGAGCAGTTCGGCCGCTGCATCACAGCTGATAGTGGAAACTCTGTTGGCGAGATCATCGGACACTCCAAGTCCGTCAACGCTGTTGCAATGAAGCCTCAGCGTCCTTTCCGTGCTGCTACTGTTGGTGACGACGGCAATATGGTATTTTACCATGGAGCCCCTTATAAGTTCAACAACAAGAGCGCTCAGCACACTGGTTTTGTACTAGGCGCCGCTTATTCCCCTGACGGCAACACCCTAGTCACTGTTGGTGCCGACAAGAGGATACAGCTTTATGATGGAAAGACTGGTGAGCCCACCAAGGAGATCGGTCAGGGCGAGCATACTGGAAGTATCTTTGCCGTGTCATGGTCACAAGATGGTAAGAAGTTTGTCACCGCCAGTGCTGACCAAACTGTCAAGCTCTGGGACGTCGATGCAGGCAGCGTCACTCAAACCTGGAAGTTCGGAGGGGATGCTACCGTTGGTGATCAGCAAGTCGGTGTCGTTTTCGTTCCCGGTCGCAGTGACGGGCTCATCATCAGTCTCAGCCTTGAGGGTCAACTCACATACTTGACTGAAGGCAAAGAGGAGCCTGTTCGTGTTGTTTACGGACACAACAGAGGCATCACTGCCTTGTCAACTGCATCGAATGGTAAGGGTGCTGACCTCTGGTCCGGCAGCTTTGACGGTCGAGTGTGTCATTGGGATATCAAGTCAGGTATTGCTGCAGTTGTTGATGGCCAGGCACACACGAATCAGGTGGCTCAGTTCGCCGTTGCGGATGGTAAAGCTTTCAGCGCAGGCTGGGATGATAATCTCCGAATTGTTGATGAGTCGGCAAAGACTTTCCTGGGCTCTTCTGCCAAGCTGCAAGCTCAACCCAAGGGCGTGAGTGCGGCTAATGGACTTGTCTATGTCGCGACCTACTCAGGTATATCCGTTTACTCCGACGAGAAGCTAGTGAGCGAGCAATCATTGGACTACACCCCCGGAGCTATTGCGGCATCTGGTTCTTTTGTCGCGGTTGGAGCTAACGAGAACTCGGTGCGCATCTACAGCACTGGTTCTGACGGTAAACTTCAGGAGGTCAAGGCACTGAGCAACCCGACCGGTACCATTTCGGCCCTTACATTCTCGAAAGACGGATCACATTTGGCCGCTGGAAACAGCGTTGGAAAGATCTATGTCTACAGCGCTGAAAGCTGGGAGCTGGTGGCAGACCGCTGGTCGGCTCACACTGCCCGAGTTACCTCGATTGCCTGGGACGACACAGGTGCCTATGCTGCCAGCGGTAGTCTCGACACCAACGTCTTCGTCTGGtgcttggagaagaagaaccaAGGCAAGCGTATCAAAGCTGCCAATGCTCATAAGGACGGTGTAAATGGTGTGGCCTGGATTGAAGGCGGCAAAGTCGCCAGTGCAGGAGGCGATGCCAGCGTAAAGATATGGAGCGTCCAGAACTTGCCTTAA